Part of the Kitasatospora sp. NBC_01266 genome, TCGATGTTGGCCTGGCTGTTGAGCGTGTACTTGCCGGAACCGTCGGTGGGGCCACCGCCGTTGCCGAGCTCCCAGATCATGCTCTCGCCCTGTGCCTCCTCGGGGCCGAGCGGCAGCGCGTAGGGGGTGACGCCGGGCACCTTGGCCTTGATCAGGGCCGCGTCGTTCTTGATGTCGTCCCAGGTCTGCGGCGGGGTGGTGATGCCGGCCTGGGCGAAGATCGTCTTGTTGTAGAAGAAGGCGCGGGCCGAGGAGACGAACGGGATGCCGTACTGGGTGCCGTCGACCTGGCCGGCCTTGGCGAAGCTGGGGATCAGGTTGCTCGCGGTGGCGGGGGACAGGACGTCGGAGGTGGGGTAGAGCAGGTTGTCGGCGACCTTGTCGGCGTAGCCGCCGGTCTGCAGGATGTCCGGCATGTTGCCGCTCTGGATCATCGTCTTGACCTGCGTGTCGATGTCGTTCCAGTTGATCACCTGGACGTCGACCTTGATCTTCGGGTTGGCGGCCTCGAAGGTCTTGGTGAGGTCGTTCCAGTAGAGCGAAGAGCTGTTGGACGCCTGGTCGCCGTAGTCGGCCGCGACGAGCTTGAGGGTGACGGTCCCGTCCGCGGAGGCGGACCCGCTGCCGCCACTGCTGCCGCACGCCGTGAGCGTGAGGGTGCTGATCGCACACGCCGCCGCAAAGCTGAGCACACGCTTGTTCACTGCAGTTACCGCCTTCGCACCGTCGGACCCGCGCCTGTGAGGGTCCACTCCTGGGATGTGCAAGGTCTGACGAGCTCGGGCAGCGTTGCGTCGCCCCGACCATAGGATGCGTGAAGCTGATCAGACCTGGCAAGTTTTGAGCAGTTCCGAAAAGGATGCTGCCGCGCCGCGAAGTATTCACGAAGGTGGACTCATGGGTCCAGGGGTCGTTACTGGACCGTTGTGATCTGGCGATGCTCGCTCTTGCTCAGTTGGCGTCAGGTGTGAGCAGTGGCTACGCGGCGCCAGTCCACCCGTAGCGGCCGCTCTGAGCTGTGATGAAGGGTGATTCGGGCGGTATCGGGCCGGTCAGCGGCTACACTGCCGCCATGCTCAAAGCTGATCGAATTGCGCGCATCCTTGACCACGTCGCCAAGGCGGGCAGTGCCGACGTGCACGCACTCACCGAGCTGCTCGGCGTCTCGAGCGCGACGATCCGCCGGGACCTGCAGTCCCTGCACGAGCAGGGGCTGCTGCACCGCACCCGGGGCGGGGCCGTGACCGGTGCGGTCAACCTGGAACTGCCGTTGCGGCACCGGGCCGGACGGCAGCAGGCGGAGAAGCTGCGGATCGCGCTGGCCGCCGCCCAACTGGTCCCGGAGGGCGCCGTGGTGGGCATGACCGGCGGCACCACCGTCACCGAGATCGCCCGGGTGCTGGCCGAGCGCAGCGGGCTCACCATCGTGACCAACGCCGTCAACATCGCCGCCGACCTGATCGTCCGCCCCGACAACCGGCTGGTGGTCGTGGGCGGCAACGCCCGAACGGCCAGCTACGAGCTGGTCGGACCGGCGGCCGAGCGGATGCTGAGCCAGTACCACCTGGACGTCGCCTTCATCGGCGTGGACGGCCTGACCGCGAGCGAGGGCTGCACCACGCACGACGAGATGGAGGCCCACACCGACCGCGCGTTCCTGCGCAGCAGCGCCCGCTCGGTGGTGGTCGCGGACAGCACCAAGATCGGCCGGGTGACCTTCGCCGGGATCTGCCCGCTCGCCGAGATCGACGACCTGGTCACCGACGACGCGCTCGCCGCGGAGCAGGAGGACGCCATCGCCAAGCACGGCGTCCGCGTCCTGCGCGCCTGACGCGCGGGCTCACCCGTGCCAGCTCACCCGTGCCAGCTCAGCCGTACCAGGAGACCTCGGTCGGCCGCGATCGGTGCAGCGGCACCCGCTCGGTCATCTGAAGCCGCACGTCGTCCTGGAGCAGGACACTGGTCGGCTCGCCCGTGATGCGGCCGGGGAGGCTCACCTGTACCTCGATGGGGCACGGCGGGTCGGTCGGCAGCACGGTGGTCAGCGACCGCACCTGGGCATGGTGGTCGTGGACGCGGTCGACCGCCACCTCCTTGCCGTCGACCAGCAGGTCGACTTCCCGAGTCCCGCCCAGGTACACCTCGGCGGTCACGGAGCAGCCGGCGTGTTCGCAGTGGAAGTGGTAGTCGCGGCCCATGACCGCCTCCGATCGCGGCGAAGATCCTGCGGTTCCAGCGTGGCACCCGGTGACGGTGAACGCGAGGACGGGCGGTCGCGGCCCAGCTGGTGGGTGCGGGCGATCCCGACCTCGCTCCCGCGCCAACTCGGCGTGTTGCGGCAGCATTGCAGGTTGTGCCACCGGGTACCGCGCTGACCTGTGCTGATGCCGCTCTGGTCGAAACCGGTCGCGCTCTGTGCCCGCTGCGGGGCCGGTGCCTCGGTTACAGTCGGCTGCCGTGCGCGCCTGCTCGGTGCGCACCCGGCCAGGACCCGGACGAGGGAGGAAGCTGTGCCGCTGGAGGCGGAGCCGCTACGGAAGTTGGGCTTCCTGACGATCGGGCTGTTCGAGGAGGACGACCCGGGGCGGGGCCACGAGGCGACGCTCGAACTCATCGCCCTGGGTGAGCAACTCGGATTCGACAGCGCGTGGGTGCGCCATCGTCATCTGCAGTACGGCATCTCCTCTCCGGTGGCCGTCCTGGCGGCGGCCTCGCAGCGCACCAGCCGGATCGAGCTGGGCACGGCGGTGATACCCCTGGGCTGGGAGAACCCGTTGCGGCTGGCCGAGGACCTGGCGACGGTCGACATCCTCTCCGGCGGCCGCCTCAACCCGGGGGTCAGCGTGGGGCCGCCGACGCACTACGACCACGTCAAGGGCGCGCTCTACCCCGACACCGGCGACAGCGAGGACTTCGGCTTCGACCGGGTCCGGCGGCTGCTGGACTTCGTCCGGGGCGAGCCGGTCAGCGAGTTCAGCGGGACCGAGGGCTTCGAGGAGTTCTCGAAGCGCGTTCAGCCCCACGCTCCAGGCCTGGGGCGCCGGTTGTGGTACGGCGGTGGCAGCCTGCGGTCGGCGCGGTGGGCCGGCGAGCACGGGATGAACCTGCTGACCAGCAGTGTGGTGAAGGCCGAGCAGTCCGAGGACTTCGCCGAGATCCAGCTGTCGCAGATCAGGACGTTCCGGGCCGCCCACCCCGAGGGCGACCGCGCCCGGGTCTCCCAGGGCCTGGTCGTCATCCCCACCGACACCGCCACCCGGGAGCAGCGCGCCAGGTACGAGGAGTACGCGCGCAAACGGGCGCCGCGTACCGCCGCGCCGCAGGGGCCGGCCCGCCTGATGTTCGCCCCCGACCTCGTCGGCAGCTCTGCGGAGATCGCCGAACGGCTCTACGCCCACCCGGCCTTCCGCGAGGTCGACGAGGTCGCCTTCGCGCTGCCCTTCACCTTCCAGCGCGACGACTACCTGCAGATCCTCACGGACATCGCCACCAGGCTCGGCCCCGCGCTCGGCTGGCGACCGGCGGCCTGATCTCGAGGAAGGGCGGCAGGAGGGGGGCGGTCTAGCCCTGCCCGGTGGGCTGCTCGCTCCGATCGCGGCAGAGCAGCCGGGTGATGCTCCCGTCCTCCTCGGTGAGGTCCCTGAGCTGCCGGAATCCGAGCTTCTGAAGGGCCGTCAGCGAAGCGGCGTTCTGCTCCGCCACGGTCGCGTAGACCTGCGCCAGGTCCGGCGTCCCGAAGCCGTGGGTGACCACGGCCCTCGCCAGCTCGGTGCCGAGGCCGCGCCCCCACAGCTCGGGGGTGAGGGCGTAGACCAGCTCGTGCCCCTCGACGACCTTCGCCGGCTTGATCTCCGCGTGGCCGACCAGGCGGCCGCCCTGGCGCACCGCCCAGACGTCGAAGCGCTCGCGCTGGTAGGCATGGGCGAAGATCCGGGCGAACGCGGCGCGGTAGTCGGCCTCGGGCCAGGGTCCGTCGCCCATCCACCGGGAGACCCGGGCATCCATGAAGAGCGCCACGAAGTCGTCCTCGTCGGTGGGTGCGTACGGTTCGAGCAGCAGCCGATCGGTGTGCAGCGTGGGAGTCATGACGGGGGACGCTAATCGCCGGGCAGCCCCTTGACCAAGTTAGTGAGTGACCAATAACTTAGTTCCATGGCAAGGACGAGCATGCGGATGTCGGCGGAGGAACGGCGCGAGAGTGTCATCCGCGCGGCGGTGATCGAGTTTGCCGAGCGTGGCTACAACGGCACCTCCACCCAGGCGATCGCCGCCCGGGTCGGTGTCTCCCAGCCGTATCTGTTCCGGCTCTTCCCGAGCAAGCGGGCGCTGTTCGAGGCGGCGGTGCGGCGCTGCGTGCACGACGTCAAGGCGACGCTCATCGGGGCGGTCGAGGGGCTGGAGGATCCGGAGGCCCGGGCCGCGGCGATGGGTGACGCGTATCTCGAGTTGCTGGCCGACCGCAGCCTGCTGCTGATGCAGATGCAGATGTACGTCTCCACGGCCGCCATGGAGGCGCAGGGGGAGGCGGAGGTGGGGGAGGCGGTACGGGCGCTCTGGCTCGACCTCTGGGACTCCGTGCAGGAGGCCTCCGGCATGAGCACGGAGAAGGTCACCGAGTTCTTCGCGCACGGGATGCTGATCAACACGCTGCTCGCCATGGGTTTTCCGCGCGACCACCGGATCTGGGACGGGTTCGGGATCAAGGGTGACCGCTGCGGGTAGCGGCGGGCTGCGGCCGGACCGGCGCTTGGCCGCGCGCCCGGTGGTCCTGGGCTCTTTCTGCCCACGAAAGTTATTGAGCAATTACTACCTATCTCCTGTCAGCACCACCTGGTTCTCGTGAGGAGTTCCGTCATGCGCAGAGGCAGCCCGGCGATCTGGGCCTTCGTCATCACCAGCACCGCCGGATTCATGGCCGCGCTGGACAACCTGGTCGTCACCACCGCACTCACCGCCATCCGGCGCCATCTCGGCGGCGGCATCAGCGACCTCGAGTGGACCGTCAACGCCTACACCCTCAGCTTCGCCGTCCTGCTGCTGTTCGGCGCGGCGCTCGGTGACCGGTTCGGCCGCCGCCGGATCTTCACCGTGGGGCTCGGGGTCTTCACCCTCGCCTCGCTCGCGGCCGCCCTGGCTCCGAACATCAACGCGCTGATCGCGGCCAGGGCCGTGCAGGGAGTCGGCGCGGCGATGCTCACGCCGGTCAGCCTGACGCTGCTCACCGCGGCGGTGCCGGCGGCCAAGCGCGGGCTGGCCTTCGGCGCCTGGGGCGCGGTCAACGGAATGGCCGTGGCGATGGGCCCGCTGATCGGCGGGACCGTGGTGGAGCACCTGTCCTGGCAGTGGATATTCGCCCTGAACGTTCCGCTGGGCCTGCTGCTGCTGCCGCTCGCCCGGCTGCGGCTGACCGAGAGCGTGGGCCCGAACGGCCGGCTCGACGCCACGGGCACCGCCCTGGTCAGCGCCGCGCTCTTCGGCATCGTCTACGCCGTCATCCGGGGCAACGACGACGGCTGGACCAGCGCCCCGGTGCTGACCGGCCTGATCGGCGGTGGAGTGCTGCTGATCGCCTTCCTCGCCTGGGAGCGGCGCAGCTCGGCGCCGGCGCTGCCGCTGCGGCTGTTCCGCAGCCGGGCCTTCTCGGCGGTCAACGCGGCCACCACGCTGATGTCCCTGGGCATGTTCGGGGCGATCTTCCTGCTCAGCCAGTTCCTGCAGGCGGCGCAGGGGTTCAGCCCGGTGGAGGCGGGCGTGCGGATGCTGCCGTGGACCGGGATGCCGATGCTGGTCGCCCCGGTGGCCGGGCTGCTGGCGGACCGGATCGGCGGCCGGAACATCATCGCCGCCGGGCTCGCCCTGCAGGCGCTCGGCCTCGGCTGGTTCGCGGCGGTCGCCACGGCCGACGTCAGCTACGCCGCGCAGGTCCCGGCCCTGGTCATGTCCGGGGTCGGGATGGCGCTCTTCTTCGCCCCGGTCGCCACGCTGCTGATGGGCTCGGTCCGCCCGCAGGAGCAGGGCGTCGCCTCGGGGATCAACAACGCGCTGCGGGAGGTGGGCGGTGCGCTCGGCGTCGCCGTCCTCACCGCGGTCTTCACCGCGCACGGGGACTACAGCAGCGCTCGGCGCTACGTGGACGGCCTGGTCCCGGCGCTCTGGGTGGGCGCGTCGGTGATCGCCGTCGCGGCGCTGACGGTCCTCGCCGCACCGCGCCGCACCGCGACCGAACCGGCGGACGAGGTGCGGGCGGGGACGACCGGCCTGGCCGCGGAGCCCCAGCAGGCGCTGCCTGCCTGACCGCCCCCCGCCCGGCGGGCCCGACGAACCGTCCTGCCGGGCCGTACGACGGCACCGCGTCCGCACGGATGCGGGGCCGTCGTTGTCGGGCACCCCCGGACTTGGGCTACCGGGCTACCGGGTTACTGGGCGTACAGGCGCCCGGCGAAGCGGCGGGCGAAGCCGTCGCCGGTGTTGGCGGTGACCGTGAAGTCGTACCGGCCCGCGCTGGTGGCGTGCAGCGTGGCGGTGGCGGTGCCGCCGGCCGCGACCGTCACCTGGGTGGCCGAGCCGCCGGAGGCGAGGTAGGCCGCGTTGGGGTTGATGGTGAAGACCGCGGCGACCGAGCCCGCGTTGCTCAGCGTCAGGGTCAGGGTGGCGCCGTCCTGCGCGTCCACCACGTACGCCTCGGGGTGCGCCTTGGTGCTGCTCGACCAGGTCAGCACGTTGCCCTGGAAGCCGCGCAGGTAGCCGTCGGGGCCGTGCAGGTCGATGTCGTACGGGCCGCCGCCGTAGGTCTTGGCGGAGAAGTAGTCGGAGATCGAGCCGCCGGCCGCGCAGGTGTACGGCCAGGCCGCGTAGGTGCGGTCGTTGACCGTGTAGGCCGTGAAGGCACCGGCGAGCGCACCCGCCGACACCGTCTTGAACCAGATCCGGCCGGTGGAGGTGTCGGTCCAGGAGGTGGTGTTGAAGACGTAGCCGAGCGACTGCGCGCCGCGGTCGCCGGACTCCTGGGCGGGCAGCGCGCCCGCGCTGGGGACCGTCGGGGCGGGCAGCGACTTCTCGTTGTTCGCGGCGGTGACCAGCGCGGCGGTGTTCGGCAGGTTGGTGGGGAACGCCACCGGGCTCACACCGAAGGTGAAGGCGCTGGTCAGGTCGCCGGAGACGGCGCGGCGCCAGTCCGAGATGTTGGTGCACCGCACGCCGGTGACCAGCTCGGCGAAGCGCAGCGGCGAGGTGTGGTCGAAGGTCTGCGAGCAGACCCGCCCGCCGGTGGACCAGGGCGAGATCACGGTCATCGGCACCCGCGGGCCCATGCCGATCGGCAGGCCGCTGACGAACTCGTCGGTGGTGCCGGACGGCGCGGTCGGCGGGGCGACGTGGTCGAAGAAGCCGTCGTTCTCGTCGAAGTTGTAGAAGACCACGGTCGAGTCCCAGGTGGCCTGGTCGCTCGCGATGGCCGCCAGCACGCCGCTGACGAAGTCGGCGCCGTCGGCGGGGCGGTTGGCCGGGTGCTCGCACTGGGCGGTGGGGGCCACCACCCAGGAGACGGTCGGGAAGGTGCCGGCCGCGATGTCCGAGGTGATCGCGCCCGCGATGTCGCTGACCCGGGCCATGCCGTTGACGTACAGCGGGTCGCTGGTCGCGGCGTTCTGGAACTGGGTGAACCAGGCCAGCGGGTTGTCGTCGAAGTTGTCCGCCTCCTGGTAGACCCGCCAGGAGACGCCCGCGTCCTGCAGCATCTCCGGGTAGGTGGTCCAGGAGTAGCCGGCCTCGCTGTTGTCGGTGACCGGGCCGCCGGCGGTGCCGTTCGGGTCGATCATGCCGGTCCACTGGTAGAGCCGGTTCGGGTTGGTCGGGCCCTGGACCGAGCAGAAGTACTGGTCGCAGATGGTGAAGGCGTCGGCCAGCGCGTAGTGGAACGGCAGGTCGGTGCGGTTGTAGTAGCCCATCGTGTACCCGGTCTTCTCCGGGATCCAGTTGTTGTTCAGCCCGCCGTTCCAGGCGCCGTGGGTGCCGCTCCACGAGTGGTCGAGGTCCTCGACCTGCTGGGCGTCGGTCAGCGCGGTGTTCAGGTGCCAGGGCAGCAGGATGCTGCCGCCGCCGGCCGAGCCCTTGGTGTTCTGGTTCCAGACGTTGGAGCCCTTCGGGAAGCGCAGCAGCGAGGTGTCGCCGTAGCCGCGCACGCCCGACAGGGTGCCGTAGTAGTGGTCGAAGGAGCGGTTCTCCTGCATGAGGATCACCACGTGCTTCACCGAGGAGAGCGAACCGCCCCCGGTGCTCGCAGCCATCGCTCGGCGGACCGAACCGGGGAGCACACCGAACGCACTGCCGGCACCGATGGCGGCGGCCGAACCGAGCAGCGCCCGGCGGGAGATCGGGGACATGCGAGGACCTTTCTTCGGGGCAGCGCGGAGCCAGCACCGCGCTGCACTCGTGGGTCATGACTACCGAGAAAGGTGGGCCAGCGGCAGGGAACTTGTCTGGACAACTTCGCTGTACGGCACATGAATCGGAGGCAACGAAAGCGTCGCCGGACGGCCACCGGCCTTGCGGCCAGCGGGTTTTACTCTCCGCCGGCCGCCGGCCGGGTGGCGAGCGCGGTGAAGGCGCGGGCGGCGGCGCTCTGGTAGGCGGTGTCCCGGCGCAGCAGGGTGACGGTGCGGGCGGGCAGGGCCGGGTCGAGGCGGACCGGGTGCAGGTCCGGGTGTTCGCGGGTGATGGCCTCGGGCAGGACGGTGGCCAGCGCGGTTCTGCGGACGAGTTCGGTGAGCGCGGTGATGGTGTTGGCCTCGACGCTGACCTGCGGTCGGCAGCCGTGCTCGGCGAAGTACCGGTCGATGTGCCGCCGGGTGGCGAAGTCCGGGCTGAGCAGGGCGAGTCGGTGGGAGTGCAGGTCGGCGACCGGCAGCGGATCCCGGCGCCGCGCGTACGGGTGCGCGGCGCCGACGACCAGGCCGAGGGTCTCGCTGAACAGCGGCTGGGCGGCGAGCTGCGGAAGATGCTCGCCGCTGAAGGCGATGCCGAGGTCGAGCCGGTCGTCGAGCAGCGCCGACTCGAGCTGATCCTGCGTCAACTCCTGGATCTCCAGGGTGATTTCAGGGTACCGAAGGTGGAATTCGGCGGTCAGCGGACCGATCAGGTAGGCGGTGGGCGTGGGGGTGGCCGCCAGGCGCAGGGTGCCGCGGGTGAGGTCCTGGACGTCCAGTACCGAGCGCTCCGCCGCCGCCAGGTCCTGCAGGGCCAGGCGCGCGTAGTGGGCGTAGCTCTGGCCGGCGTCGGTCAGCCGCACGGTGCGTCCGGTCCGGTCGAGGAGCTGGACGCCGAGCTGCCGCTCGAGTTGCTTGATCTGCTGGGAGAGCGTGGGCTGCGAGACGCGCAGCGCCTCGGCGGCCCGGGTGAAGCTCGCGTGCTCGGCGACCGCGAGCAGGTACCGGAGGTGGCGCAGTTCCATGGGAACAACTATAGGTGTGGCGAATAGCTCCGATGGTCACTGCGTCTTGGACACTATAGGTGCAGCTCGGGCAGGGTGGAACGCGTCAGGCCGAAGGGGCAGGGCCACTGAGAAGGAGCGCAGTCGTGAACGAGATCGCGGACGGATTCAAGCGGTTCAAGCAGGACGTCTTCCCGGTCCGGGCGGAACTCTTCGCGCGGCTGGCGACCGTCCACCGGCCGACCGCGCTCTTCATCGGCTGCTCGGACAGCAGGGTGGTACCGGAGCTGATCACCCAGCGTGAACCGGGCGAGCTGTTCGTCATCCGCACCGCGGGCAACCTGGTGCCGCCCTATGCGCCCGGCGCGGACGGCATCGCGGCGAGCATCGAGTACGCGATCGGCGTGCTGGGCGTCGCGGACGTGGTCCTCTGCGGGCACTCCGACTGCGGCGCGATGACCGCGCTGGCCTCGGACGGCTCGCTCGACCGGCTGCCCGCCGTCGCCGGCTGGCTGCGCCACGCCGACGCGGCCAAGGCCCGCACTGACGCCGAGCAGCACGCCACCCGGGCCGACCGGGTCGCCGCGCTGGTCCGGGCCAACGTGCGCGGTCAGCTGGCGAACCTGATGACCCACCCGGTGGTCGTCCGCGCCCTGGCGCAGCGCACGGTGCGCCTGCACGGCTGGGTCTACGACATCGGCTCCGGCGCGGTCGAGGAACTCGACTCCGCCGAAGGGCAGTTCGTCGCCCTGGCCGGCTGACACCGCCACCCCCGACACCCGATCCGGGCGTTCGAGCCGGATCGCCACCTCCCGCAGAAGAACTCCGTCCGAAGAACTCCGTCAGAAGAAGGATTCCCCATGATGCACGCACAGGCCGACCCGAACGCCCGCCAGCAGCTGGCGATCGCCGCCGTCGAGGCCAAGACCCGCAAGGACCTCAGCTGGCAGCAGCTGGCCGACGCCAGCGGCCTGTCGGTGGCGTTCACCACCGCCGCGCTGCTCGGCCAGCACCCGCTGCCCGCCGACGCGGCCAAGGCCGTCACCGAGTTGCTGGGGCTGGACGAGGACGCCGCCCTGCTGCTGCAGACCGTGCCGATGCGCGGCAGCATCCCCGGCGGCATCCCCACCGACCCGACCATCTACCGCTTCTACGAGATGCTCCAGGTCTACGGCACCACCCTCAAGGCCCTGGTCCACGAGCAGTTCGGCGACGGCATCATCAGCGCGATCAACTTCAAGCTCGACGTGAAGAAGGTCGCCGACCCCGAGGGCGGGGAGCGCGCGGTCATCACCCTCGACGGCAAGTACCTGCCCACCAAGCCGTTCTGAGCCGGACAGGCGGGCCGGGGGTGCACCGTCCCCCGGCCCGCCTGTCCCGAGAAGCACCCCGAGAAGAACCCTGAGAAGCACCTCACCCAGAGACACCGCCAAGGAGCAGCAACGTGGACTACGCACAGCGCACCATCGACCTCGCCCGCCGCAACGTCGAGGAGGGCGGGCGCCCCTTCGCCACCGTCATCGTCAAGGACGGCCGGATCCTCGCGGAGAGCCCGAACCTGGTCGCCCAGACCAACGACCCCACCGCGCACGCCGAGATCCTCGCCATCCGCGAGGCCTGCACCAAGCTCGGCACCGAGCACCTGACCGGTGCCACCATCTACGTCCTCGCCCACCCCTGCCCGATGTGCCTGGGCTCGCTCTACTACTGCAGCCCCGACGAGGTCGTCTTCCTCACCCAGCGCGACGACTACGAACCCCACTACGTCGACGACCGCAAGTACTTCGAACTGGGCACCTTCTACGGCGAGTTCGCCAAGGAATGGCAGGACCGGCGGCTGCCGATGAGCTACCGGCCCAGCGAGGCGGCCGTCGACGTCTACCGGGCCTGGCAGCAGCGCAACGGCGGCGAGCGCCGGGTGCCCGGCGCCCCCACCGCGAGCTGAGCCGCCGACGATGCCCGACGCGATAGCGAAGGTGGCGTGGCTCCGGCTGGACGACGGCCGGATCCTCGCCGCCCGCACCCACGGCACGGCCGCCTTCTACCTGCCCGGTGGCAAGCCCGAACCCGGCGAGAGTGACGAGCAGGCCCTGGTCCGCGAGATCGGCGAGGAACTCGGGGTGACCCTGGACCCGGCCACCATCACCCCCGTCCTGACCGTCCACGCCCCCGCCCACGGCAAGCCCCCGGGCAGCACCGTCCGCCTCACCTGCTACGCCGCCGGCCACACCGGCATCCCCGCCCCCGGCCGTGAGATCGCCGAACTCGCCTGGCTCACCCACGGCGACTGCGGCCGGGTCAGCCCGGCCACCGCCCTCGTGCTGGATCGCCTGGCCGCCGCGGACCGCCTGCTGCGCCTGTAGAAACCCGCCTGCCGCGGCTGCGGAAAACTTTTTCGGAACCGGTCGCAACCTCGGGCAGTGCCGTGCGTCTAGTGGGTTGAAGGCGCCCTTCAGCTGCTGTTCCAGACCGTTTTCCGTTACTTCCTCGGGAGAGTCCCATGTCTCTGCACGCCAAGCGGAACTATCGTCCCCGCGCCCGGGTCGTAGGCACCGTCACCGGTGTCGCGCTGCTGCTGGGCGGTGGCTTCGCCGCGCAGGCCGTCGCCGACTCCGGTGGCTCGAGCTCCGCGCCGCAGGTCACCAGCACCGGGGACAACGCCCCGCAGGTGGTCACGTCGGGTGGGTCGGCGGCTGCCGGCACTCCGCAGGTGGTCAAGCCGGGCGGGTCGGTGTCCGCCGGTACGCCGCAGGTCGTCACGCCGGGCGCTGCCGGCTCCGCCGGTACCCCTAAGGTCGTCTCGCCGGGCCAGTCGAGCAACGCGGGCCGGCCCGCCGTCGGGTCCGCCCCGGCCGGGAACGCGCCCCAGGTGCTCAACCCCGGCACCGGCGTCCAGAAGTAGCAGCAACAGCACCACCACGGGGTGGGCGGGCCGCGCGCAGGCCCGCCCACCCCTCCCGCGACCGGATCGAGGCCCATGCAGTACGCCATTCCCGCAGCGCCGACCTGGTGGTCCCGGCTGCTCGCCCGCCTGCCCCAGACCTCCCCGGTGT contains:
- a CDS encoding nucleoside deaminase; amino-acid sequence: MDYAQRTIDLARRNVEEGGRPFATVIVKDGRILAESPNLVAQTNDPTAHAEILAIREACTKLGTEHLTGATIYVLAHPCPMCLGSLYYCSPDEVVFLTQRDDYEPHYVDDRKYFELGTFYGEFAKEWQDRRLPMSYRPSEAAVDVYRAWQQRNGGERRVPGAPTAS
- a CDS encoding NUDIX hydrolase, which codes for MPDAIAKVAWLRLDDGRILAARTHGTAAFYLPGGKPEPGESDEQALVREIGEELGVTLDPATITPVLTVHAPAHGKPPGSTVRLTCYAAGHTGIPAPGREIAELAWLTHGDCGRVSPATALVLDRLAAADRLLRL
- the cynS gene encoding cyanase; protein product: MMHAQADPNARQQLAIAAVEAKTRKDLSWQQLADASGLSVAFTTAALLGQHPLPADAAKAVTELLGLDEDAALLLQTVPMRGSIPGGIPTDPTIYRFYEMLQVYGTTLKALVHEQFGDGIISAINFKLDVKKVADPEGGERAVITLDGKYLPTKPF
- a CDS encoding carbonic anhydrase, with the protein product MNEIADGFKRFKQDVFPVRAELFARLATVHRPTALFIGCSDSRVVPELITQREPGELFVIRTAGNLVPPYAPGADGIAASIEYAIGVLGVADVVLCGHSDCGAMTALASDGSLDRLPAVAGWLRHADAAKARTDAEQHATRADRVAALVRANVRGQLANLMTHPVVVRALAQRTVRLHGWVYDIGSGAVEELDSAEGQFVALAG